AGCAGACTCGCTCGGAGTTCGTCCGCGTCATGCCCGACGCCTACGCGGAGATCATCGAGGAACGCGAAGGCGACGACGTCAGGAACGAACTCCCGCCGGCCGCGACGCCTGTTGTCAGCTCTGACGGCACCGACTTCCAAGCGTCGAGCGACGACTGACCGACGGCATATTTTTCGTTGTGATGCAGCGTCTGTTGAAGGGATAGTTTGCCCCTATATCCTTGTTAGGGAGTCTCTAGGGAGGAGATTTGCGGTCGACTACCCCTGAAAAATGAGGAACAAATACCACAATACTTTTGCACAGGTGGCAAAACTCTTCGGACGTGCGATTGGACATACTCGGTGGCGACACTACGCGGACGGTTCACGGCGAGCGAGCAGGAGGCGGGCACAGACTGGCGAACGCGACCAGAGGCGAGCGAACGCAACCGAGTACGGCCAATCGTTATGAGTAATCCATGAAACGAAGAGAGTATCTTACAGGACTTGCAGGACTTGGCGCACTGTCGGCAGCGACAGGACAAGTTGGGGCTGAGACGGGAGTCCGACGGCTTGGGCTCAGTGCAGTCGGCGACAGTCACCACCCGGGGCCGCCCCGGTTCGGGCACGTCGGAGAAACGTTCTACGACCGGCCAATCACGGACTTCAGCGTCGACCACGCGGGTGGCAAAGACCGTGACAGCTTCGCGCCGCGAATCGTCGATTCGATCGACGAGGACCCGGAGAACTACAGTGCAGAGGACTTCTCGTGGTCGATCGTCGAATCACCCGATGACAGCTCGGCCGCTCTGGAGTATCGCCCGCCGGACGACAACGCGGGCGTCGAGCAGTACGATCCGGGCAAAAACAACGTCGCGGAGTTCGCGCCCGACGTTCCGGGACGATACGTCTTCGAAGTCGACGCACCCGACGGGACCCACCAGCAGGTCCTCCACATCTTCCCGGAAGACAGTGGCGAGGGTGGACCACCACGACTCTCGCTCGACGGGGAGTACGACAGCGAGGCCGGCGCGTTCGTGATCGAATCCAACGCGATGCTCGCGCCCAACAGCCCGCGGTCGCCGTCCGATATCGAAGTCGGGTGGATCGCGGACAACCGCGACGCGCTCGCGGATGCAGACGTTCAGATCAGCGACGACACGCTGACCGCGACCATCCCGGAGAGCGCACTCGACGGGGAGACGGCGCGCCTGCACGCCTGCCCATACGACGGCGCGAGAGCGGGCCACAGCGACACGATCAACCTCGATCCCGAGAACCAGACGATCGAGCATCCCACGCATCCGCCCGAGTGGATGCAGGACGGGATCATGTACGAAATCTTCCCGCGGTCGTTCGGTGGGCCGCCGGAAGAAGGCGAGTGGCCCTTCGAGAACTCCAACGGGAACTTCGCCACGATCGAAGAACGGCTGGACCACGTCGAGTCACTGAACATCGACGTCATCTGGTTCACGCCCGTGGTGCCCGCGGAGAGTTCCAACTGGAAGCCCCAGGCGTACCTCGACGGCGACGAGCGCTCCCGCTTCAAGTTCGTCGGCGGCGGCCCGCACGGCTACGACGCGCTGTCGTACACCCAGATCGCCGAGGACCTCACCTCGGAGTACTCGATCCAGGACTACTACGACGAGCCGTGGCCCTACGAGGAAGGCTACGACCCTGACAACAACGTCCGGGAGGACGCCCGCGCGAGCGCGCTGGAAGAGTTCAGGAGCTTCGTCGAAGAGGCCCACAGCCGTGACATCAAGGTCTGCTTCGACTTCGTGATCAACCACTGTGGGCGCCACCACGAGATGTTCCAGAACACGATCGGAGCAGAAGGCGACTTCACGCCGGAAGGGTGGACCTACAGCTCCATCGAGTCGTGGAACGAGGACTCGAAGTACTTCGACTGGTTCAACCGCACGACCAGTCCGAACAGCACTGACGACGGCACCGTCGTCGATCCGGCACCGGCTCCGACCGGATTCTCGGGGCTTCGCGTCATGCCCGAGTGGAACTACAACAACGTCGCCGCACGCGAGCACATCCTCGCGACAGCCGACTTCCTCTCGAACGACGTCGGCATCGACGCGTTCCGGTGTGACATCGCCTACGGTGTCCCCCACAGCTTCTGGAAGGAAGTCCGAGACGTCGTTCGGTCGAACGACAGCGACTTCATGATGCTCGACGAGACGATCCCGAACGACCCCGACTTCGCCGAAAACGAGTTCGGCGTCCACTTCGACACGGCGGACTTCATGAAGACTGCCGGACACGGCGTCGTCAACGGCGGCGACCCGATGCAGCTGTACGACGCCGTCGCCAAGCGCAAGCGCGAGGGCTGGCCGGACCACACGCTGCTGATGAACACGACGGAGAACCACGACGAGCAGCGACTCTACAAAGTCGCCAGAGACGGGACCCGCGAGGACCCGGCGAAGGCCCAGCGTGCAGTCTGGGCGGCCGGTGTCACCCTCCCCGGCGTCCCGTTCATCTACTACGGCCAGGAACACCTCATCACCGAGCACGGCCACCAGCGCTACGACTTCGACGGCTCGGGCGAGGACGGCCGCACCGGTGACGTCAGTTCCACCGTCTACAAGCGTTCGTTCATGAACTGGGCGGACAACGGCGACGAGGTGCCCGAAGACCACCTCGAGTTCTACCAGAACGTCACCCAGTTCTACAAGGACAACGAGATTCTCCACCCCCACGTCGACGCCCAGAAGACGTGGTTCCAGTCCGACGACAGCGTGCTGGTGTTCGGCCGGTCGATGGAGACTGACGACGGCGAACAGAACGTCGTCGTCATGGTCCACTTCGATCCCGGGACTGCGCAGATCGATCTGCTCCCCGGGACGGAGACGACCGACATGTTCACGGGCGAGGACATCAGCGTCGACACCGACAGCGAGGGCGTCTCCCTCGAATTCGACACGCTCGCAGTCGTCGAGACCGACACGCTGTTCAGCGTCGGCGAGAAGATCGCCGAATTCGACGAGCCGACCGGTGACGACACCGGACCCGGCAGCTACACCTACCCGACCGGCGACGCCTACAACGACGGTGCGTTCGACATCTCGGCGATGTCGGTGCACACGAACGCGGAGTCGGTCCAGTTCCGCGCCGCTATCGACGGCAACCTGACGAATCCCGAGGGATACAGCGGTGGTATCACCGCCCAGCACCTGCAGGTCTACATTCGCGATCCCGAATCGGACGAAGGTGCCACCCAGGGACGGACGGGCACGAACGTCACCTTCGAAGACCCATACCATTACCGCGTGGTCGCAAACGGCGAGAACGGAGTCGTCGTCGAAGATCACCAGGGTAACGAGGTCGCCGAGGGGACGCTCATGGCCAACCAGGTCGCCGACGAGATCGTCGTCGAGATCCCCCAGGAGATCCTCAGTGGATCGCTCCGCTCGTATCAGGTCGCGCCGCTGCTGTTCGGCTATCACCCCGACGGCGACGGTGGCGTGATGCCTGTCCAGTCCGAGGCCGGCGAGATGGCCTTCGGTGGAGCCGAGACGCCCGAGAATGCACCACGTGTCATCGACATGGTCGTCCCGTCGACGTCCTCGCAGTCCGACGCGCTGAGCTACTCGGGCGATTCGATGGCGACGCTACCGTACACGACACTGGCCAGCGAGTACGAACAGATCGGCCAGGCCACCGATCCGGAAGGCGACGACAACGGTCCCGGGAACTTCCAGTACCCGTCCGGGCCGGAGAGCGAACACTACGAGGGAATGTGGGACATCACGAGCGTCCAGGTGTACGAGAGCCGATCGCGGACCCGCTTCGAGTACACCATGGCGACCGAGATCCAGAACGTCTGGGGTCTCAACGGTATCTCCCAGCAGTTCCCGCAGGTCTACATCCGCGACCCTGACGCCGGCGAGGACGTACCGTCCTCGACAGAGGCTCGAGACGGACTCAAAATCTCGTTCGACGAGCCGTACCACTACCGCGTCGTCGTTCACGGCGAAGGGACGACACAGGTCGAAAACGCCAACGGCGAGGTCATCACCGGGAACGTGAACCTCGCGGCTCAGGGAAGCAACATCATGTTCGACTTCCCGACGAGCGCGATCGGTGGCTCGGTCGAAGGAGCACAGATCGCGGCGCTGGTCGCCCCGTACGACGGCTACGGGACCGCCGGTGTGCGTCAGTCTTTCGCCGCCGAACCCGCCGATTACACGATCGGCACGAGCGGCGAACCTACCGAAAATGCCCCGCGTGTCATGGACATGGTCACGCCCGACGGGACCAGCCAGGAACAAGCGCTCGCGTACACCGAGTCGGCGACCGCACAGGTTCCGCTCGCCGGCTGGGAGAGTACGTACGTCCAGACCGAGGGACTCCCCTCGATCACCGATCCCGAAGGGGACGGCAACGGTCCGGGCACGTACACGTATCCGACTTCGGATCAGATTCCGGAAGGCTGTTACGACGTGTCTGAAGTCGAAATCGAGAGTACGACCCAGTACTGGAACTTCACGGTTCACATCAACGGCCCCCTCGAGAACCCGTGGGGCGGCGAAGCCGGGTTCAGCGTCCAGGCGATCCACGCCTACATCCAGGATCCCAACGCGGGCGAAGACGTAGAGTCGAGTGCGTCCCCGCGTAGTGGTGTCGTCTCGTCGTTCCAGGAAGGATACCACTACCGCGTCGCCATCCACGGCGAGAACGGTCCGAAAGTCGTCGAGACCGCCACCGGGGAGACGCTCGCGGAAGGGATTCCGGCCGAAGCCAGCCAGGAGAACGACACGATCAGCTTCAGCGTCCCCAAGACGCACTTCCAGACCGAGAACCTCAGGGAGATGAAGATGACGATGATGATGCTCCCGGTCGACGGCTTCGGGACCGGCGGCATTCGACAGAACTTCGGCCAGGAAGCCGCACAGTGGGCGTTCGGCGGCGCGAAGGCCGACACGTCCGAAACCGCTCCGCGGATCATCGACCTCATCGGGCCGGAGGACGTCGTCAAACAGGAAGAGGCGCTCTCGTACTCGGCTGATTCAGCACCGACGATCCCGCTGTACACGGTCGAGTCGCTCGTAACGGGCGAAGTCGAGAGCAGTCTGCAGGCGCTCGCACCCCCCGTCGGAGACGTGTGGGCTGGCCAACAGGCCCAGATGGACGCGTCGAACTCCTCGGATCCGGACGGGCAGACGCTGACCTTCTCCTGGACCCAGACCGGCGGTCCGAGCGTCGAACTCTCGGGCGCCGACACGGCCCAGCCGACGTTCACCGCACCCGACGTCGACGAAGAGACCTCGCTCGGGTTCGAGGTCACCGTCACAGACCCCGATGGCAACAGCGCGAGTGCGACGACCTCCGCGACGGTCGTCCCGCAGTCGGCAAACGACGCCCCGGTCGCGGAAGTTGCCAACGGCGATCGAACGGTCGACCCCGGCGAGATCGTCCTGCTGGACGGTGCGCCTTCGGACGACCCCAACGGCGGCGAGTTGAGCTTCCAGTGGGAGCAGACCGGCGGCAGCCCATCGGTCGAACTGTCCAACGCCCAGACGTCGGGCGCGGCGTTCACCGCTCCCGAGGTCGACAGCGAGACCACCCTGACGTTCACGCTCACCGTCGACGACGGCCAGGGCAAGACAGGGTCCACCGACGTCAACATCACCATCGCCGGCAGCGGCGGTGGCACCGAGACCGAAGACGGAGACGGCGGCGATACCGGCTCCGGATTCGGTCCCGGCTTCGGTGTCGTCTCCGGTGCGCTCGGCACCGCTGGCGGGGCGGCCTACGCTGCCAAGCGCCTCCTCGGTGAGGACGGCCCCGCACAGCCTGACGACGTCGACGTCGACGACGTCGAAGAACCAGCCGACGACTAACACGGCAGTCGCGCTTTTCGGTCTTTTTTCAGTAGCTAGCGAGTGAGGACCCAGCCGGAACCGAAGACAGCGTCGCGACCGAAGCGAGCAGAGCCTTCAGGAGAGTTGCGCGGCGACGATCGTGTCGGCCTCGTCGAGGAACGCATCCTCACTGCCGGCGGGAATCGTCGCGCCCGCGGCGACGTCGTGACCACCGCCGTCGCCACCGACGGCGCGCGCGGCCTCGCCGACGACGACCGAGAGATCCAGCCCCTTCCCGACGAGGACGCCCGTCCCGCGGGCCGAAACTTTCACCTCCTCGTCGTTCTTGGCCGCGAACGCGACGATCGGCTTCGATCGAGAGACGCCCTCGCTACCCAGCGCCATCCCGGCAACGATGCCGACGATCGTCTCGCGGATCCGGTCACCCGAATCGAAGTACTGGACGTGCTCGCGCTGGGAGACGCCCTGGTCGGTGACCCACTCGATCCCTTCCGAGAGGTTTCGTCTGTGGTTCTGCAGGAGTCTCCGGGCCCGTTCGAGCGGCTCGCCACGCTCGCCCAGACACACAGCCAGCCCCACGTCGGCTCTTTCATATCGCGCTGTAGCGTTTAAGAGCGTCGAGAACTCGCTGGCGTCTCGCAGTTCCGTGCCTTCGGGTTCGGCCGGAAACGTGTACGTCGTGGCGACGAGCCGGTCGATCTTGTTCGCGGGGACGCCACGAGAGACGGCGCGTTTGACGAGTGCGCTCGCGACGGTCTGTTTCTCGCTATCGGTGAGATCGACCCAGCGTCGCCACTCCGAGCCCTCCCTGAGGTCGAGGCCCAGATCCTCCAGAAACGCGATCGCGCCGGATTCGTCGTTGGATATCCCCGGGATATGGACGTCGCTGGCGTATTCGAGAAGCTTCGGAAGCGGGCGCGTCTGTTTGCCGTAGAGCGCGAGATCTCTGGTTTCGGTGACGACGCCCGCCTCGACGCCGTCGGCGACGATTCCCTGGTTCGCGCCGACGAGTTCCCCGCCCGTCGCCTGCATGTCTCCGACGGCACCGACGACGGCGAGTGCGGCGAGGTCACGATTGGACTCTCCGCCGAGTGCGCGCGCGAGGACGTAACTCGCGCCTGCCCCCGAGAGTTCCGACGCGCCGTCGATCCCTTCGAGCAGTGGGTTGAGGTGACACTCGAAGTCGGCGTAGCCGTCGGTATCGCTGACGACGGACGCACAGTCGTCGGGGTCGGCCGGCTGATGGTGGTCGGCGATCACACAGTCAAAGTCACCCGACGCGACGTGCTGACTGATGCTGTCGAGCTGTCCACTGCCGAAGTCAGTAAAGAGGACGGTTTCGTAGTCAGTTGCGGCGATCGAGGCGATTTCCGTGGCGTCGAGTTGCTTCTTGAAGATAACCTCGTGAGCCAGTCCAGCGCGCTCGAGCGCCGTCGAGGCGATCGCCGCACTGGTCAACCCGTCGGCGTCGATGTGGCTCGCGAGCAGGACGCGATCGGCCGCCCGGAGACGGTCCGCAGCGGCCTGTGCGCGCTCGTCGAGTTCCGGTACCGGTCCCATCGTCCCGGGGTTGGGGCGGGATCGGGTTTAAGCCTCCGGACCCATTGATACACTGTATTTCGCGATAGCAAATCGACCAGGTGGAGTCGGGACCCTACGCACTGCGGAACTGGCGTCAAGTGGAGTCTATCGAGGTTCGAACGTCGTCCCCCCACACAGCACAGATTCCGAACCAGTGGATGCGTAGTATTATGGCATTTCACCTGTATCTTTCAGAGAGTGCCAAGTAAGAAACTAGCCAAAGAGGACGCCACAGAGGTGCTCTTCGTCAAGGAAGCGCTGGGAGACGATCCCACCTACGGCGTGAACGTCGAGCGGGTGTTGAACCATCCAGAGATGGGGTGGGTCGTATTCGAATTTCTGAAGTTGGGAGGGCCGTTCACCGATCCGCCGTACAAGTGGCGCGATCGCCTCGCTGTTCACGAGAGCCATCCGAACAACTACTGGCACAGAAACGGTCGGAAGTTCGTCTCACTCTGGCAGCTGACCCAGGCACTCGACGGCGTGCTGTTTCTCGTGAACTACTCGGTCAGGGAAACCGAGACCGAAGCGGAGGTTCCAGACGGCTGTGTTCCCCAGCCATACGTGCGGATTCCGCCCGGAGCCGACGACGAAGAACAGGTGTACTATTACATCGACAAAGACAAAGGTGCACACGTGATGGCAGTCGACGACGTCGACCTCGATGCCGACTTCGATCGGGCGACCGCAAGTCCGATCGATACCCACCCCCTTCCCCGATCGAAGGGTGGGATGGACTGGGAGACGTTCAGTGAGTGGTTCAGGAAGATCAACCGCGAAAGTCGGAGTGACCCCCGGACGCTGTGGCGTCCGGACGAGTGACTGGTCAGAGGATGTCCTCGACGACCGCGACTTCGTGGGCGTTCGAAATCTGTGCAGTGTTCCACTGAGCGACGGTTTCGACCGTCGAGTTCACGATTGCTTCGATGTCGTCCCAGTACTGTTCTGGAGTGCCCTCCGCAGTGGCGAATCGTTCGGTGTAGAATCGTTCGAACAACGCTCGAACAGTCGGAACGTCCGTACCGTCGAGGGTGTCACACCAGCGCTCGGCTGCCTCCGTGTGAATATTCAGATACAGTGCGCTGAGGATCGCGTTCAGGCCAGTCTGGAGGGTCTGCACCTGTTCGGAGAGCGCGCGATCGGAATCGAAGTCGAGCTGTCTGGCCAGTGTGAGCGTCCACGCGAGCCGTGCCACTGCGGTTTCGGCGGGAGCGGACACCTCGGGGATCGGAATCGGTTTCGAGTATTGTCCGTCCATCACTCGTGCGCTCTCGGTCGTCTCCGAGAAGATCGCTTTCTGCAGGTAGTACGACGCACACGGATGATTGAGAGCCGCGTACACGAACGCGATTTCCTCGGGACGACTGTCTTCGAGCGGGACGTTGACGAGCTTCTCCGTCCCGACCACCTCACCGTTTGGGTCGAGCCACGCCCGGAGTCGGGTGCCCCGGAGTACCTTCAACATGACGCGCGGGACGGCGTATTCGGTGACGGACTCCCGGTAGTCGCTGAGGTCTCTGTGCCAGATGTCCTCCAGGTAGAACTCCTGGACCCAGGGGTTCTTGTTGATGTAGTGGTCGTCTCCGTCGTCCAGCTGCTGCTTGTTGCTGTCGGGGATGTACAACTGTCTCGTGGTATCTCCGGTCGACATCACGTCGCCGAGACGACGG
The Halapricum salinum genome window above contains:
- a CDS encoding glucodextranase DOMON-like domain-containing protein gives rise to the protein MKRREYLTGLAGLGALSAATGQVGAETGVRRLGLSAVGDSHHPGPPRFGHVGETFYDRPITDFSVDHAGGKDRDSFAPRIVDSIDEDPENYSAEDFSWSIVESPDDSSAALEYRPPDDNAGVEQYDPGKNNVAEFAPDVPGRYVFEVDAPDGTHQQVLHIFPEDSGEGGPPRLSLDGEYDSEAGAFVIESNAMLAPNSPRSPSDIEVGWIADNRDALADADVQISDDTLTATIPESALDGETARLHACPYDGARAGHSDTINLDPENQTIEHPTHPPEWMQDGIMYEIFPRSFGGPPEEGEWPFENSNGNFATIEERLDHVESLNIDVIWFTPVVPAESSNWKPQAYLDGDERSRFKFVGGGPHGYDALSYTQIAEDLTSEYSIQDYYDEPWPYEEGYDPDNNVREDARASALEEFRSFVEEAHSRDIKVCFDFVINHCGRHHEMFQNTIGAEGDFTPEGWTYSSIESWNEDSKYFDWFNRTTSPNSTDDGTVVDPAPAPTGFSGLRVMPEWNYNNVAAREHILATADFLSNDVGIDAFRCDIAYGVPHSFWKEVRDVVRSNDSDFMMLDETIPNDPDFAENEFGVHFDTADFMKTAGHGVVNGGDPMQLYDAVAKRKREGWPDHTLLMNTTENHDEQRLYKVARDGTREDPAKAQRAVWAAGVTLPGVPFIYYGQEHLITEHGHQRYDFDGSGEDGRTGDVSSTVYKRSFMNWADNGDEVPEDHLEFYQNVTQFYKDNEILHPHVDAQKTWFQSDDSVLVFGRSMETDDGEQNVVVMVHFDPGTAQIDLLPGTETTDMFTGEDISVDTDSEGVSLEFDTLAVVETDTLFSVGEKIAEFDEPTGDDTGPGSYTYPTGDAYNDGAFDISAMSVHTNAESVQFRAAIDGNLTNPEGYSGGITAQHLQVYIRDPESDEGATQGRTGTNVTFEDPYHYRVVANGENGVVVEDHQGNEVAEGTLMANQVADEIVVEIPQEILSGSLRSYQVAPLLFGYHPDGDGGVMPVQSEAGEMAFGGAETPENAPRVIDMVVPSTSSQSDALSYSGDSMATLPYTTLASEYEQIGQATDPEGDDNGPGNFQYPSGPESEHYEGMWDITSVQVYESRSRTRFEYTMATEIQNVWGLNGISQQFPQVYIRDPDAGEDVPSSTEARDGLKISFDEPYHYRVVVHGEGTTQVENANGEVITGNVNLAAQGSNIMFDFPTSAIGGSVEGAQIAALVAPYDGYGTAGVRQSFAAEPADYTIGTSGEPTENAPRVMDMVTPDGTSQEQALAYTESATAQVPLAGWESTYVQTEGLPSITDPEGDGNGPGTYTYPTSDQIPEGCYDVSEVEIESTTQYWNFTVHINGPLENPWGGEAGFSVQAIHAYIQDPNAGEDVESSASPRSGVVSSFQEGYHYRVAIHGENGPKVVETATGETLAEGIPAEASQENDTISFSVPKTHFQTENLREMKMTMMMLPVDGFGTGGIRQNFGQEAAQWAFGGAKADTSETAPRIIDLIGPEDVVKQEEALSYSADSAPTIPLYTVESLVTGEVESSLQALAPPVGDVWAGQQAQMDASNSSDPDGQTLTFSWTQTGGPSVELSGADTAQPTFTAPDVDEETSLGFEVTVTDPDGNSASATTSATVVPQSANDAPVAEVANGDRTVDPGEIVLLDGAPSDDPNGGELSFQWEQTGGSPSVELSNAQTSGAAFTAPEVDSETTLTFTLTVDDGQGKTGSTDVNITIAGSGGGTETEDGDGGDTGSGFGPGFGVVSGALGTAGGAAYAAKRLLGEDGPAQPDDVDVDDVEEPADD
- a CDS encoding single-stranded-DNA-specific exonuclease RecJ; its protein translation is MGPVPELDERAQAAADRLRAADRVLLASHIDADGLTSAAIASTALERAGLAHEVIFKKQLDATEIASIAATDYETVLFTDFGSGQLDSISQHVASGDFDCVIADHHQPADPDDCASVVSDTDGYADFECHLNPLLEGIDGASELSGAGASYVLARALGGESNRDLAALAVVGAVGDMQATGGELVGANQGIVADGVEAGVVTETRDLALYGKQTRPLPKLLEYASDVHIPGISNDESGAIAFLEDLGLDLREGSEWRRWVDLTDSEKQTVASALVKRAVSRGVPANKIDRLVATTYTFPAEPEGTELRDASEFSTLLNATARYERADVGLAVCLGERGEPLERARRLLQNHRRNLSEGIEWVTDQGVSQREHVQYFDSGDRIRETIVGIVAGMALGSEGVSRSKPIVAFAAKNDEEVKVSARGTGVLVGKGLDLSVVVGEAARAVGGDGGGHDVAAGATIPAGSEDAFLDEADTIVAAQLS